One window from the genome of Deinococcus sp. NW-56 encodes:
- a CDS encoding peptidoglycan DD-metalloendopeptidase family protein, with protein MREFPLGPPAGHRFLLTRSLLLAAFLLAPPATAQPGLPALTGPAERLGAALPRVQLVREDPARLVVVTREAPARLARRYGVPSSAVTPLPGGQAELPLPPVAPPAREPFRPPSVVPHRVQPGETLDTVAAQHGLRVVELLGANLDRPSLDDLRAGETLWIPTAERGLLVRVKAGQTALSLIAGYGADLAETARANGVLPTTLGPGDFLLLPGVTPDTLHERLLARREAEEAARERAEARQRERERLEEKYARQARYEAYLAAREQARERARLQEKYERQARYEAYLAARKAQLQAKYDRYAAYLAWKTSPERQQLNERYERQAQYEAALAAQAEARRERERQQAEAQAAARSAPTVRSAGVGPVAGLRWPVHGARITSRFGEEDIDYHRQVFHGGVDLAAPAGTPVYAAAGGTVVESGYGAYGLNVLTGGGGTTLVYGHLSRAAVRAGQTVAPGDLLGFVGCTGICTGPHLHFEVRPGGQAVDPLLLLP; from the coding sequence GTGCGTGAGTTCCCCTTAGGCCCCCCTGCGGGGCACCGCTTCCTCCTGACCCGCTCCCTGCTGCTCGCCGCCTTTCTGCTGGCGCCCCCAGCGACCGCGCAGCCTGGCCTGCCCGCCCTGACCGGCCCCGCCGAGCGCCTCGGCGCGGCGCTCCCCCGCGTGCAACTTGTCCGCGAGGACCCCGCCCGGCTGGTCGTCGTGACCCGCGAGGCCCCTGCGCGGCTCGCCCGCCGCTACGGGGTGCCGTCCTCGGCGGTGACCCCGCTGCCGGGCGGTCAGGCCGAACTGCCCCTGCCCCCGGTGGCCCCCCCCGCCCGCGAACCCTTCCGCCCGCCGTCGGTCGTGCCCCACCGGGTGCAGCCCGGCGAGACGCTGGACACCGTGGCCGCCCAGCACGGGTTGCGCGTGGTCGAGCTGCTGGGGGCCAACCTCGACCGCCCCAGCCTCGACGACCTGCGGGCGGGGGAGACCCTCTGGATTCCCACCGCCGAGCGCGGCCTGCTGGTGCGCGTCAAGGCGGGCCAGACCGCCCTGTCCCTGATCGCAGGCTACGGGGCCGACCTCGCGGAGACGGCGCGGGCGAATGGCGTGCTCCCCACCACCCTGGGGCCGGGCGACTTCCTGCTGCTGCCCGGCGTCACGCCTGACACCCTGCACGAGCGCCTGCTCGCCCGCCGCGAGGCCGAGGAGGCCGCCCGCGAGCGGGCCGAGGCCCGGCAGCGCGAACGCGAGCGCCTGGAGGAGAAGTACGCCCGCCAGGCTCGCTACGAGGCCTACCTCGCCGCACGGGAGCAGGCCCGCGAACGTGCCCGCCTTCAGGAAAAGTACGAGCGCCAGGCCCGCTACGAGGCGTATCTCGCCGCCCGCAAGGCGCAGCTTCAGGCGAAATACGACCGCTACGCCGCCTACCTCGCCTGGAAGACCAGCCCCGAGCGCCAGCAGCTCAACGAGCGCTACGAGCGCCAGGCGCAGTATGAGGCGGCCCTCGCCGCACAGGCCGAGGCCCGCCGCGAACGGGAGCGTCAGCAGGCCGAGGCCCAGGCGGCCGCCCGCTCGGCCCCGACCGTCCGCTCGGCGGGGGTCGGCCCCGTCGCCGGGCTGCGCTGGCCCGTTCACGGAGCGCGGATCACCAGCCGCTTCGGGGAAGAGGACATCGACTACCACCGGCAGGTCTTTCACGGCGGGGTGGACCTCGCCGCCCCCGCCGGGACCCCGGTGTACGCGGCGGCGGGCGGGACCGTCGTGGAAAGCGGTTACGGGGCCTACGGCCTGAATGTCCTGACCGGCGGGGGCGGCACCACCCTGGTCTACGGCCACCTCAGCCGCGCGGCGGTCCGGGCCGGGCAGACGGTGGCCCCCGGCGACCTGCTGGGGTTTGTCGGCTGCACTGGCATCTGCACTGGCCCCCACCTCCACTTTGAGGTCCGCCCCGGCGGGCAGGCGGTCGACCCGCTCCTCCTGCTCCCGTGA
- a CDS encoding alpha/beta fold hydrolase, with protein sequence MPARLSRSRPRQFRSGSAALRYTVTGEGDPILLVHGLSGSGRWWRRNVPALAAAHRVYILDLAAYGYGLPPHHRSPGVRGAAALIAAFLDDQGLTRVTLIGHSMGGHISIRVAALRPDRVSHLVLACASGLLAGPRARMALHLPRAAVTGRVAFVPRVLADAARTGPLKLWRSAGDLLRDSVQDLLPGLTARTLVIWGARDALVPPAIGRRLAAAIPGARYAEIPRAGHVVMVDAPEAFNALVLDFLAQRGEAPA encoded by the coding sequence GTGCCTGCCCGCCTGTCCCGTTCCCGCCCGCGCCAGTTCCGCTCGGGGAGCGCGGCCCTGCGCTACACCGTGACCGGGGAGGGCGACCCCATCCTGCTGGTGCACGGCCTCAGCGGGTCGGGCCGCTGGTGGCGGCGCAACGTGCCCGCGCTCGCGGCCGCGCACCGGGTGTATATCCTCGACCTCGCGGCCTACGGCTACGGTCTGCCGCCCCACCACCGCTCGCCCGGCGTGCGCGGCGCGGCCGCCCTGATCGCCGCCTTCCTCGACGACCAGGGCCTGACCCGCGTCACCCTGATCGGGCATTCGATGGGCGGGCACATCTCCATTCGCGTGGCCGCGCTGCGCCCGGACCGGGTCAGCCACCTCGTCCTCGCCTGCGCGAGCGGCCTGCTCGCCGGACCCCGCGCCCGCATGGCCCTGCACCTGCCCCGCGCCGCCGTGACCGGGCGGGTGGCCTTCGTGCCGCGCGTGCTGGCCGACGCCGCCCGCACCGGTCCCCTGAAACTCTGGCGCAGCGCCGGGGACCTGCTGCGCGACAGCGTGCAGGACCTGCTGCCGGGTCTGACCGCCCGCACCCTGGTGATCTGGGGAGCGCGGGACGCCCTGGTGCCTCCCGCCATCGGCCGCCGCCTCGCCGCCGCGATTCCCGGCGCCCGCTACGCCGAGATTCCCCGCGCCGGGCACGTCGTGATGGTGGACGCGCCGGAGGCGTTCAACGCCCTCGTTCTGGACTTTCTGGCCCAGAGGGGAGAGGCTCCCGCTTGA
- a CDS encoding NlpC/P60 family protein: protein MTVSDALPDPRTHAYDPEGGWAEETLRGLLPERDWTWVTARPARTGNARLSLKARPDALAPQVTEALPGEALEVLREEGGWARVRTLGDGYLGWARMEGVLSGDAPSGETLTVGALRAHAYAGPKVSQLLVAELCLGARLTRGPGDVVMESGRRWVPVTLPDGTGAWVGEAVLSPIPAGDVADLALRLLDAPYVWGGRSAWGLDCSGLTGLAYGWAGWALPRDADMQQAFLTPVETPQRGDLAFFPGHVGLMLDGQQMVHANATHMRVTVETLGEGDYGARLADSLTGFGRWTR from the coding sequence GTGACGGTTTCCGACGCTCTGCCCGACCCCCGCACCCACGCCTACGACCCGGAAGGGGGGTGGGCCGAGGAGACGCTGCGCGGCCTCCTGCCCGAACGCGACTGGACCTGGGTGACTGCCCGGCCCGCCCGCACCGGGAATGCCCGCCTGAGCCTGAAAGCCCGCCCCGACGCCCTTGCCCCGCAAGTGACCGAGGCCCTGCCGGGCGAGGCGCTGGAGGTGCTGCGCGAGGAGGGCGGCTGGGCACGGGTGCGGACCCTGGGCGACGGCTACCTGGGCTGGGCGCGGATGGAGGGGGTTCTGTCCGGTGACGCCCCTTCCGGCGAGACGCTGACGGTGGGCGCCCTGCGAGCCCACGCCTACGCGGGGCCGAAGGTCAGCCAGCTCCTCGTGGCCGAGCTGTGCCTGGGAGCGCGGCTGACGCGGGGACCGGGCGACGTGGTGATGGAGTCGGGGCGGCGATGGGTCCCCGTGACGCTGCCGGACGGGACCGGGGCCTGGGTGGGCGAGGCGGTCCTCTCCCCCATTCCGGCGGGTGACGTGGCCGACCTCGCCCTGCGGCTGCTGGACGCCCCCTACGTCTGGGGCGGACGCAGCGCGTGGGGGCTGGACTGCTCGGGGCTGACGGGGTTGGCCTACGGGTGGGCGGGATGGGCGCTGCCGCGTGATGCGGATATGCAACAGGCCTTTCTGACCCCGGTGGAGACCCCGCAGCGTGGGGACCTCGCCTTCTTCCCCGGCCACGTCGGGCTGATGCTGGATGGGCAGCAGATGGTTCACGCCAACGCGACCCACATGCGGGTGACGGTGGAGACGTTGGGCGAGGGTGACTATGGGGCGCGGCTGGCCGACTCTCTGACGGGTTTCGGGCGGTGGACGCGATGA
- a CDS encoding dipeptide epimerase, with product MSVTWETRELHTARPFGIARWTHTSYPRTFVTFVRDGVEGRGEAAPNAFYGETRGTVEAVLPLLAPALTDPWDWEGLRARLTAVMPFHHPSVKCALEMAALEWCARVSGIPVWRLLGLSPSPLPESSYTVGLGELDAMRGEAREAVARGHGVLKVKLGTDRDEQIVEALREEAPGVALRVDANAAWTRHRARRLLGVLEAAGVEFVEQPLAAGDLEGHAELRRLTRIPLVADESLHHVSDVRALADAFDGVNLKLAKLGGPLQALDALRLARAHGMSVMMGCMIESSLGIAAAAHLAGRCDWADLDGALLLGDDPFMGLEWEAGRLARPGGLGWGVELR from the coding sequence ATGAGCGTGACCTGGGAAACGCGCGAGTTGCACACGGCCCGGCCCTTCGGCATCGCCCGCTGGACGCACACGAGTTACCCGCGCACCTTTGTGACCTTCGTGCGTGATGGGGTGGAGGGACGGGGCGAGGCCGCCCCGAACGCCTTCTACGGCGAGACGCGCGGCACAGTGGAAGCGGTGCTGCCGCTGCTGGCTCCCGCGCTCACCGACCCCTGGGACTGGGAGGGCCTGCGGGCACGGCTCACGGCGGTGATGCCCTTTCACCATCCCAGCGTGAAATGTGCCCTGGAGATGGCGGCTCTGGAGTGGTGCGCCCGCGTCTCCGGGATCCCGGTGTGGCGGCTGCTGGGGCTGTCGCCCTCGCCGCTGCCGGAGAGCAGCTATACGGTGGGCCTGGGTGAACTGGACGCGATGCGGGGAGAGGCGCGGGAGGCGGTGGCTCGTGGGCACGGCGTGTTGAAGGTCAAGCTGGGCACCGACCGGGACGAACAGATCGTGGAGGCCCTGCGCGAGGAGGCGCCGGGCGTGGCCCTGCGGGTGGACGCGAACGCCGCGTGGACCCGGCACCGGGCGCGGCGACTGCTCGGCGTGCTGGAGGCGGCGGGGGTGGAGTTCGTGGAGCAGCCCCTCGCGGCGGGCGACCTGGAGGGCCACGCCGAGCTGCGCCGCTTGACCCGCATTCCCCTCGTCGCGGACGAGAGCCTGCACCACGTCTCGGACGTGCGGGCGCTGGCGGATGCCTTCGACGGGGTGAATCTCAAGCTCGCCAAGCTGGGCGGGCCGTTGCAGGCCCTCGACGCCCTGCGGCTGGCCCGCGCCCACGGGATGAGCGTGATGATGGGGTGCATGATCGAGAGTTCGCTGGGGATCGCGGCGGCGGCGCACCTCGCCGGGCGGTGCGACTGGGCCGACCTCGACGGGGCGCTGCTGCTGGGGGACGATCCCTTCATGGGCCTGGAATGGGAGGCTGGGCGATTGGCCCGGCCGGGGGGCCTGGGTTGGGGCGTGGAATTGCGATGA
- the pdxT gene encoding pyridoxal 5'-phosphate synthase glutaminase subunit PdxT, whose translation MVNPLPAPIGVLALQGAFREHRRMLESLGARVREVRLPADLAGLGGLVLPGGESTTMARLMDEYGLWDPLRDFHASGGALWGTCAGAILLARDVEGAPPQFGGRQRSLGLIDLTVRRNAFGRQVDSFQVPLGVRGLDTPFPAVFIRAPAFTGVGEGTEVLATHAGVAVLARQDHVLASAFHPELTGDDRLHRLFLGMVREEVPVL comes from the coding sequence ATGGTAAACCCCCTCCCAGCCCCCATCGGTGTCCTCGCCCTGCAAGGGGCCTTTCGCGAACACCGCCGGATGCTGGAGTCGCTGGGGGCGCGAGTCCGCGAGGTCCGGCTCCCCGCCGACCTCGCCGGACTCGGCGGCCTGGTCCTCCCCGGCGGTGAGAGCACCACCATGGCCCGGCTGATGGACGAGTACGGGCTGTGGGACCCCCTGCGGGACTTCCACGCTTCCGGCGGGGCGCTGTGGGGGACCTGCGCGGGGGCGATCCTGCTCGCCCGCGACGTGGAGGGTGCTCCCCCGCAGTTCGGCGGGCGGCAGCGCAGCCTGGGGCTGATCGACCTCACCGTGCGCCGCAACGCCTTCGGGCGCCAGGTGGATTCCTTTCAGGTGCCGCTGGGCGTGCGTGGGCTGGACACGCCCTTCCCCGCCGTCTTCATCCGTGCCCCCGCCTTCACCGGGGTGGGGGAGGGGACCGAGGTGCTCGCCACCCACGCGGGTGTGGCGGTCCTTGCCCGCCAGGACCACGTCCTCGCCTCTGCCTTCCACCCCGAGCTGACCGGGGACGACCGGCTCCACCGCCTCTTCCTGGGAATGGTGCGCGAAGAAGTTCCCGTCCTCTAG
- the fsa gene encoding fructose-6-phosphate aldolase yields the protein MEFFIDTAVVDEVREIHAWGVLSGVTTNPSLVAASGRDFKEVIQEISALVGGAISAEVTALDAEGMIREGREVAQWSEHVVVKLPLTPAGLQACKTLTSEGIKTNVTLCFSVPQALLAARAGATYVSPFAGRVDDIGWDGIELIRQIKEAYVLGDIRTKVLAASIRHPQHVVQSALAGADVATIPYKVFASMIKHPLTQAGLDAFLADWAKRAGASPETPASEAGTNPQQGGVTAQGGTKQ from the coding sequence ATGGAATTTTTCATCGATACCGCCGTTGTGGACGAGGTCCGCGAGATCCATGCCTGGGGCGTCCTCTCGGGCGTCACCACCAACCCCAGCCTTGTCGCCGCCTCGGGGCGTGACTTCAAGGAAGTCATTCAGGAGATTTCCGCCCTTGTCGGTGGGGCCATCAGCGCCGAAGTCACCGCCCTCGACGCCGAGGGCATGATCCGGGAGGGCCGCGAGGTCGCGCAGTGGAGCGAGCACGTCGTGGTCAAGCTGCCCCTTACGCCCGCCGGGCTGCAAGCCTGCAAGACCCTGACCTCCGAGGGCATCAAGACCAACGTGACCCTCTGCTTCTCGGTCCCGCAGGCCCTGCTCGCCGCCCGCGCCGGGGCGACCTACGTGTCACCCTTCGCGGGCCGGGTGGACGACATCGGCTGGGACGGCATCGAGCTGATCCGCCAGATCAAGGAAGCCTACGTGCTGGGCGACATCCGGACCAAGGTGCTCGCGGCCTCCATCCGCCACCCCCAGCACGTCGTGCAGTCCGCCCTCGCCGGGGCCGACGTGGCGACCATCCCCTACAAGGTCTTCGCGTCCATGATCAAGCACCCGCTGACCCAGGCGGGCCTCGACGCCTTCCTCGCCGACTGGGCGAAGCGGGCGGGGGCCTCTCCTGAAACGCCCGCAAGCGAGGCGGGCACCAACCCGCAGCAGGGCGGCGTGACCGCCCAGGGAGGCACGAAGCAGTGA
- a CDS encoding alpha/beta fold hydrolase, which translates to MSGHPLYTTVRGLRTHAWVRGEGPPLVLVPGLGCASWMYVRVSRELARSRTVYVYDPPGHGHSAGRPGFPRVIEDLTDHLAAWLEATGLSGAPVFGHSLGGEVIFDLAARYPRATSALIACAPTGIPENPSVRVQFRRLLRDLPRERPGLLCPGFTAYLRSGSALMYRLAQDQSEHDTGPLLPYVSVPTLLLNGTRDPVIQTWTVQAICRAIPHAVVRDVEGGTHALTDSFPRAVARLTRDFLDANS; encoded by the coding sequence TTGAGCGGCCACCCCCTGTACACCACCGTGCGCGGCCTGCGGACCCACGCCTGGGTGCGCGGCGAGGGGCCGCCACTGGTGCTCGTGCCGGGGCTGGGCTGCGCCTCGTGGATGTACGTGCGCGTCTCGCGCGAACTCGCCCGGAGCCGCACCGTCTACGTCTATGACCCGCCCGGTCACGGCCACAGCGCCGGGCGCCCCGGCTTTCCGCGCGTGATCGAGGACCTCACCGACCACCTCGCCGCGTGGCTGGAAGCCACCGGCCTGAGCGGCGCGCCCGTCTTCGGCCATTCGCTCGGGGGGGAGGTCATCTTCGACCTCGCGGCCCGCTACCCCCGCGCCACCTCCGCCCTGATCGCCTGTGCCCCCACCGGCATCCCCGAGAACCCCAGCGTGCGGGTGCAGTTCCGGCGCCTGCTGCGGGACCTGCCGCGTGAACGCCCCGGCCTGTTGTGCCCGGGCTTTACCGCCTACCTGCGCTCCGGCTCCGCCTTGATGTACCGCCTGGCCCAGGACCAGAGCGAACATGACACCGGCCCGCTGCTCCCCTATGTCAGTGTTCCCACGCTCCTGCTCAACGGCACCCGTGACCCCGTGATCCAGACCTGGACGGTGCAGGCCATCTGCCGCGCCATTCCCCACGCCGTCGTACGGGATGTGGAGGGCGGCACCCACGCCCTCACGGATTCCTTCCCACGGGCCGTGGCACGACTGACCCGTGACTTTCTGGACGCCAATTCATAG
- a CDS encoding response regulator, protein MTVPSGLPLRLLVVDDEVQILELLALTLELQGFTVTSARSGPEALAALEDGPLPDLIVMDVLMAPWDGFETVRRLHACLGERLPPVVFLSGLNRPPTLPVGVTCEYLVKPFRPSELVACLRRLARPQD, encoded by the coding sequence GTGACGGTCCCCTCCGGGCTGCCGCTGCGTCTGCTCGTCGTGGACGACGAGGTGCAGATTCTCGAACTGTTGGCCCTGACCCTGGAACTCCAGGGCTTCACGGTCACCTCCGCCCGCAGCGGCCCCGAGGCCCTCGCCGCCCTGGAGGACGGCCCCCTCCCCGACCTGATCGTGATGGACGTGCTGATGGCCCCCTGGGACGGCTTCGAGACCGTGCGGCGCCTCCACGCCTGTCTCGGCGAGCGCCTGCCCCCGGTCGTCTTCCTCTCCGGCCTGAACCGTCCGCCCACCCTGCCCGTCGGGGTGACCTGCGAGTACCTCGTCAAGCCTTTCCGCCCCTCTGAACTTGTCGCCTGTCTGCGCCGCCTCGCCCGGCCCCAGGACTGA
- a CDS encoding Gfo/Idh/MocA family protein, with amino-acid sequence MTVTVAILGCGNRGADVYARHLAAQGARVTHLVDPCPARLAEVAARHGLGPEVCFSDWDAFFTLGRVADAVVIATPDDAHVEPCLRALALGYDVLLEKPICLEEADLDRLLAAEAASRGRVTVCHVLRATPFFQAVAAGLAEGRLGRLVGITHAENVAWWHYAHSYVRGNWAQSPPAAPFLLAKSSHDLDLLRAWAGAEPVRVSSEGGLHHFRPEEAPPGAADRCVRCPVTDCPYDARTIYPPRDPHAWPVTVLTAGGVSLADALEQGPYGRCVYNGANNQPDHQTVTVTFAGGVVATLTVSAFTHNNTRTLKLLGTRGELRGHMERGELDWHDFRTGAVERQVVDTSGTHGGGDVGLIAAWLAFLRGEAGVPTPLSESLDSHRMAFAAERARNTRG; translated from the coding sequence ATGACCGTCACCGTCGCCATCCTGGGCTGCGGCAACCGGGGCGCGGACGTGTATGCCCGGCACCTCGCCGCGCAGGGGGCACGGGTGACCCATCTGGTCGACCCCTGCCCCGCCCGGCTCGCGGAGGTGGCCGCGCGGCATGGCCTGGGACCGGAGGTCTGTTTCTCTGACTGGGACGCCTTCTTCACATTGGGCCGGGTGGCCGACGCGGTGGTCATTGCCACCCCGGACGACGCCCATGTCGAGCCGTGTCTGCGGGCGCTCGCGCTGGGCTACGACGTGCTGCTGGAAAAGCCGATCTGCCTGGAAGAGGCCGATCTGGACCGTCTCCTCGCGGCCGAGGCCGCCTCGCGGGGACGGGTCACGGTCTGCCACGTGTTGCGGGCCACGCCCTTCTTTCAGGCGGTGGCGGCCGGGCTGGCCGAGGGACGGCTGGGACGCTTGGTCGGCATCACGCACGCGGAGAACGTGGCGTGGTGGCACTACGCGCACTCCTACGTCCGGGGCAACTGGGCGCAGTCTCCCCCGGCGGCGCCCTTTCTCCTCGCCAAGAGCAGCCACGACCTCGACCTGCTGCGGGCGTGGGCAGGGGCTGAACCCGTGCGGGTGAGCAGCGAGGGGGGGCTGCACCATTTCCGGCCGGAGGAAGCACCCCCCGGCGCCGCTGACCGCTGCGTGCGCTGTCCGGTGACCGACTGTCCCTACGACGCGCGGACCATCTACCCGCCCCGCGACCCGCACGCGTGGCCGGTCACCGTCCTCACGGCGGGCGGCGTCTCCCTGGCCGACGCGCTGGAGCAGGGGCCGTATGGCCGCTGCGTGTACAACGGCGCGAACAACCAGCCCGACCACCAGACGGTCACGGTGACCTTTGCGGGTGGTGTGGTTGCCACCCTGACCGTGAGTGCGTTCACGCACAACAACACCCGGACCCTCAAGCTGCTGGGGACCCGGGGCGAGCTGCGCGGCCACATGGAGCGCGGCGAACTCGACTGGCACGACTTCCGTACGGGCGCGGTCGAGCGGCAGGTGGTGGACACCTCCGGCACCCACGGCGGCGGGGACGTGGGGCTGATCGCGGCGTGGCTGGCCTTCCTGCGGGGTGAGGCGGGCGTGCCCACTCCCCTCTCGGAGTCGCTGGACTCACACCGGATGGCCTTTGCGGCGGAACGGGCGAGGAACACGAGGGGATAG
- the pdxS gene encoding pyridoxal 5'-phosphate synthase lyase subunit PdxS, with protein MTQTPQNQTPQTGTPALKEGFAEMFKGGVIMDVVTPEQARIAEAAGATAVMALERVPADIRRDGGVARMSDPRMIKEIMAAVTIPVMAKVRIGHIVEARILEAIGVDFIDESEVLTPADDQFHILKSDFRVPFVCGAKNLGEALRRVGEGASMIRTKGEAGTGNVVEAVRHARTVLGEIRALQARPAEELMTLARDLQAPYHLVQYVHAHGKLPVVNFAAGGVATPADAALMMHLGLDGVFVGSGIFKSSDPERRARAIVKAVTHWQNPDVLAEVSEDLGVPMTGIDIDSLIPQERLAGRGW; from the coding sequence ATGACCCAGACTCCCCAGAACCAGACCCCCCAGACCGGAACCCCCGCCCTCAAGGAAGGCTTCGCCGAGATGTTCAAGGGCGGCGTGATCATGGACGTGGTGACGCCCGAGCAGGCCCGCATCGCGGAAGCGGCCGGGGCGACCGCCGTGATGGCGCTCGAGCGCGTGCCCGCCGACATCCGCCGCGACGGTGGCGTGGCCCGCATGAGCGACCCCCGCATGATCAAGGAGATCATGGCCGCCGTGACCATCCCCGTGATGGCCAAGGTCCGCATCGGCCACATCGTGGAGGCGCGGATTCTGGAAGCCATCGGGGTGGACTTTATCGACGAGTCGGAGGTGCTGACGCCCGCCGACGACCAGTTCCACATCCTCAAGAGCGACTTCCGGGTGCCCTTCGTGTGCGGCGCCAAGAACCTCGGGGAAGCCCTGCGCCGGGTGGGCGAGGGTGCGAGCATGATCCGTACCAAGGGCGAGGCCGGGACCGGCAACGTCGTGGAGGCCGTGCGCCACGCCCGCACCGTGCTGGGCGAGATCCGCGCCCTCCAGGCCCGTCCCGCTGAGGAACTGATGACCCTGGCCCGCGACCTTCAGGCGCCCTATCACCTCGTGCAGTACGTCCACGCGCACGGCAAGCTGCCCGTCGTGAACTTCGCGGCTGGCGGCGTCGCCACCCCCGCCGACGCCGCGCTGATGATGCACCTCGGCCTCGACGGCGTGTTTGTCGGCAGCGGCATCTTCAAGAGCAGCGACCCCGAGCGCCGCGCCCGCGCCATCGTCAAGGCCGTCACCCACTGGCAGAACCCCGACGTGCTCGCCGAAGTCAGCGAGGACCTCGGCGTCCCCATGACCGGCATCGACATCGACAGCCTGATCCCGCAGGAGCGCCTCGCGGGCCGCGGATGGTAA
- the rho gene encoding transcription termination factor Rho, with translation MTQPLSAPLPYHELQDKILPELHLIAAGLGIENYRKLKKDTLALAILEKQAEAEGQVLARGFLEISADGYGFLQANLLDPASRSVLVTAGLIKQFHLRTGDEVIGRARRPRENERYGTLVQVEAVNGLDPESARRRPRFDDLTPTFPDHQLVLEDPLMDDSLSLRVVDLLVPIGRGQRALIVAPPKAGKTTLLKKIANSIVKNYPDVTVMVLLVDERPEEVTDFRESVQGAQVIASTFDEPPQHHVRVAEFVHERARRIVEEGGHVVILLDSITRLARANNLVTPPTGRTLSGGLDSNALHWPKRFLGAARNIREGGSLTILATALVETGSRMDDVIFEEFKGTGNAELVLSRRLEERRIFPALDILKSGTRREELLLQPEVLKKMWLLRKVISDMDPADAMEMLLGRMGKTRNNVEFLASLAG, from the coding sequence GTGACCCAGCCCCTCAGCGCCCCGCTGCCCTATCACGAACTTCAGGACAAGATCCTGCCCGAGCTGCACCTGATCGCCGCCGGGCTGGGGATCGAGAACTACCGCAAGCTGAAAAAAGACACCCTGGCCCTCGCCATCCTGGAAAAGCAGGCCGAGGCCGAAGGCCAGGTGCTCGCCCGCGGCTTCCTAGAGATCAGCGCCGACGGCTACGGCTTCCTGCAGGCCAATCTGCTTGACCCCGCCTCCCGCAGCGTGCTGGTGACGGCGGGCCTGATCAAGCAGTTTCACCTCCGCACCGGCGACGAGGTGATCGGCCGCGCCCGGAGGCCCCGCGAGAACGAGCGCTACGGCACCCTCGTGCAGGTCGAAGCCGTCAACGGCCTGGACCCCGAGTCGGCCCGCCGGCGCCCCCGCTTCGACGACCTCACGCCGACCTTCCCCGACCACCAACTGGTCCTCGAAGACCCGCTGATGGACGACAGCCTCTCGCTGCGGGTGGTGGACCTCCTCGTGCCCATCGGCCGGGGGCAGCGGGCCCTGATCGTCGCGCCACCGAAAGCGGGAAAGACGACCCTGCTGAAGAAGATCGCCAATTCCATCGTCAAGAACTACCCCGACGTGACGGTGATGGTGCTGCTCGTCGACGAGCGCCCTGAGGAAGTGACCGACTTCCGCGAGAGCGTGCAGGGTGCCCAGGTCATCGCCTCGACCTTCGACGAGCCGCCGCAGCACCACGTCCGGGTGGCCGAGTTCGTCCACGAACGCGCCCGCCGCATCGTGGAGGAAGGCGGGCACGTGGTGATCCTGCTCGACTCGATCACCCGCCTCGCCCGCGCGAACAACCTCGTCACGCCGCCCACCGGCCGCACGCTCTCGGGCGGCTTGGATTCCAACGCCCTGCACTGGCCCAAGCGCTTCCTGGGCGCGGCCCGCAACATCCGCGAGGGCGGCAGCCTGACCATCCTGGCGACCGCGCTGGTCGAAACCGGCTCGCGCATGGACGACGTGATCTTCGAGGAGTTCAAGGGAACCGGCAACGCCGAACTCGTCCTCTCGCGCAGGCTCGAAGAGCGCCGCATCTTCCCGGCCCTCGACATCCTGAAGTCCGGCACCCGCCGCGAGGAGCTGCTGCTGCAGCCTGAGGTCCTGAAGAAGATGTGGCTCCTGCGCAAGGTCATCTCCGACATGGACCCCGCCGACGCGATGGAGATGCTGCTCGGCCGCATGGGCAAGACCCGCAACAACGTCGAGTTCCTCGCCAGCCTCGCGGGCTGA